From the Rhodanobacter soli genome, one window contains:
- a CDS encoding TonB-dependent receptor, which translates to MAQSTTGSIFGQAPAAAGETVSASNASGLTREVAVDSSGRFQISNVPVGVYTVTLKKDGAVVDSRKVSLAPGAGTAVTFSAETTSLSAVTVSANALPAIDVSSVSSSTVITAADLRKLPISRNAESIALLAPGTVKGSGFFGNAVAFGGSSVSENAYYVNGYNTGEPYKNLGGFALPYGAIDQQETLTGGYSAKYGRSDGGVINQLGKRGTNEWHFGAQVVWQPRFLEATPVNNRYGNPAIPADVVNPNSPDGYTHYQLEDPSKPGTLNQYRNDNKQWETTYSAYVGGPLIQDKLFMFLAAETTKDQITNVESAANQKVQYLRDKNTKFYGKLDWNITDSNVLELTALKQNQSNGAGKTYQFDNSTLKSGAFSNNNDVTKDNAQFYLGHFTSYITDSATLSILYGKAHFQDPVVYGNTSPLPFISRPYNQNPAFLPPGTGPNGIVNAQGNTTWTSPKASNSTHGLRVDFDYKLGDHDLAVGIDNMSYGAKNQGPDNQNPFNPAVNYYWRYAPVSTTYPNGRVQKRTIGWATSMTMTQKAYYLQDDWQVSSNVLLNIGIRNDHFTNYNDVGKAFVDEKNQWEPRIGASWDVNGDSSFKIYGNVGRYYLALPDNAAERAANRSTYLTQYFTYTGIDANGVPTGVAPLADPTSPDGEYGLPKDPQQVTARNLKPEYVDEFIAGFDKKLNDEWTYGAKAMWRDLKTAIDDECQPGQIANKMIAMGVDPAKVDPNNPDADYYNSLYGASYCRLINPGLTNTMLVTSQNATSSSMTVSMTQKDWGYINSVRRKIGSLNLYLEHPFDGKWMARLDYTWSRGFGNTEGQVRSDFGQGDVSKTEDWDSWQLMDGQDGDLANVRKHQIRFRGAYQITPEWLVSGTLLAQSGTPKECLGYYGTDGVGDPTGYNNGGSGNYHWCHGVRIPPGKAGHTPWTEQVNLGVHYAPAFADHKLGFNLDVINALNQQRPIQTDAAGESAFDGVNTVFVNNSYGDGIYWQPPRTVRLSVQYDY; encoded by the coding sequence ATGGCACAGTCCACCACGGGTTCCATATTCGGCCAGGCGCCGGCAGCCGCGGGCGAAACCGTCAGCGCCAGCAACGCGTCTGGCCTGACGCGCGAGGTGGCTGTCGACAGCTCGGGGCGTTTCCAGATCAGCAACGTGCCGGTCGGCGTCTATACGGTCACGCTCAAGAAGGACGGCGCCGTCGTTGATTCGCGCAAGGTGTCCTTGGCGCCCGGCGCCGGCACTGCCGTCACGTTCAGCGCCGAAACGACGTCGCTGAGCGCGGTGACCGTCTCGGCCAATGCGCTGCCTGCCATCGACGTCTCCAGCGTCAGTTCGAGCACGGTCATCACCGCCGCCGACCTGCGGAAACTGCCGATCAGCCGCAACGCGGAATCCATCGCTCTCCTCGCTCCGGGTACGGTGAAGGGCAGCGGCTTCTTCGGCAACGCAGTCGCCTTCGGCGGCTCGAGCGTGTCCGAGAACGCCTACTACGTGAACGGCTACAACACCGGCGAGCCGTACAAGAACCTGGGCGGCTTTGCGCTGCCCTATGGTGCGATCGACCAGCAGGAAACCCTGACCGGCGGCTACAGCGCCAAGTACGGTCGCTCCGACGGTGGCGTGATCAACCAGCTCGGCAAGCGCGGCACCAACGAATGGCACTTCGGTGCCCAGGTGGTCTGGCAGCCGCGATTCCTCGAGGCAACCCCGGTCAACAACCGCTATGGCAATCCGGCGATTCCGGCGGACGTGGTCAACCCGAACAGCCCGGATGGCTACACGCATTACCAGCTGGAAGATCCAAGCAAGCCGGGTACGCTCAACCAGTACCGCAACGACAATAAGCAGTGGGAAACAACCTACTCCGCCTACGTCGGCGGTCCGCTGATCCAGGACAAGCTGTTCATGTTCCTGGCAGCCGAGACCACCAAGGACCAGATCACCAACGTGGAATCGGCGGCCAACCAGAAGGTCCAGTATCTGCGTGACAAGAACACCAAGTTCTACGGCAAGCTGGACTGGAACATCACCGACAGCAACGTCCTGGAACTGACGGCGCTGAAACAGAACCAGTCCAACGGTGCGGGCAAGACTTATCAATTCGACAACAGCACGCTGAAGTCCGGGGCATTCTCCAACAACAACGATGTGACCAAGGACAACGCGCAGTTCTACCTGGGCCACTTCACCAGCTACATCACCGACTCGGCCACGCTGAGCATCCTGTACGGCAAGGCCCACTTCCAGGATCCGGTCGTCTACGGCAACACCAGCCCGCTGCCGTTCATCTCGCGCCCCTACAACCAGAACCCGGCCTTCCTGCCGCCGGGTACGGGGCCGAACGGCATCGTCAACGCCCAGGGCAATACCACCTGGACCTCGCCGAAGGCGAGCAACAGCACCCACGGCCTGCGCGTCGACTTCGACTACAAGCTGGGCGATCACGACCTCGCCGTCGGTATCGACAACATGAGCTACGGGGCCAAGAACCAGGGCCCGGACAACCAGAATCCGTTCAACCCGGCGGTGAACTACTACTGGCGCTACGCACCTGTCTCCACCACGTACCCCAACGGCCGCGTGCAGAAGCGCACCATCGGCTGGGCCACCAGTATGACGATGACCCAGAAGGCCTACTACCTGCAGGATGACTGGCAGGTCAGTTCCAACGTGCTGCTGAACATCGGTATCCGCAACGACCATTTCACCAACTACAACGACGTGGGCAAGGCGTTCGTCGACGAGAAGAACCAGTGGGAGCCCCGCATCGGCGCCAGCTGGGACGTGAATGGCGACTCCTCGTTCAAGATCTACGGCAACGTGGGCCGCTACTACCTCGCGCTGCCGGACAACGCGGCCGAGCGTGCGGCGAACCGGTCGACCTACCTCACCCAGTACTTCACCTATACCGGCATCGACGCGAACGGCGTGCCGACGGGCGTGGCACCACTGGCCGATCCCACGTCGCCGGATGGCGAATACGGCCTGCCCAAGGACCCGCAGCAGGTCACCGCGCGCAACCTGAAGCCGGAGTACGTGGATGAGTTCATCGCCGGCTTCGACAAGAAGCTCAACGACGAGTGGACCTATGGCGCCAAGGCCATGTGGCGCGACCTGAAGACGGCGATCGACGACGAGTGCCAGCCGGGGCAGATCGCCAACAAGATGATCGCCATGGGCGTGGACCCCGCCAAGGTCGACCCCAACAATCCTGATGCCGACTACTACAATTCACTGTACGGCGCCTCCTACTGCCGCCTGATCAACCCCGGCCTGACCAACACCATGCTGGTGACCTCGCAGAACGCCACCAGCAGCAGCATGACCGTGTCGATGACCCAGAAGGACTGGGGCTACATCAATAGCGTCCGGCGCAAGATCGGCTCGCTGAACCTGTACCTGGAGCATCCGTTCGACGGCAAGTGGATGGCTCGCCTCGATTACACCTGGAGCCGCGGCTTCGGCAACACCGAGGGCCAGGTGCGCTCCGACTTCGGCCAGGGCGACGTATCCAAGACCGAGGACTGGGACAGCTGGCAGCTGATGGACGGCCAGGACGGCGATCTGGCCAATGTACGCAAGCACCAGATCCGATTCCGCGGCGCCTACCAGATCACCCCTGAATGGCTGGTCTCCGGCACGCTGTTGGCCCAGTCCGGTACGCCGAAGGAATGCCTGGGTTACTACGGCACCGATGGCGTCGGCGACCCGACCGGCTACAACAACGGCGGCAGCGGCAACTACCACTGGTGCCATGGTGTTCGCATCCCGCCGGGCAAGGCTGGCCACACCCCGTGGACCGAGCAGGTCAACCTCGGCGTGCACTACGCGCCGGCGTTTGCCGATCACAAGCTGGGCTTCAACCTGGACGTGATCAACGCACTGAACCAGCAGCGGCCGATCCAGACGGACGCAGCGGGTGAAAGTGCATTCGATGGTGTCAATACCGTCTTCGTCAACAACAGCTACGGCGACGGGATCTATTGGCAGCCGCCGCGCACGGTGCGTCTGTCGGTCCAGTACGACTACTGA
- a CDS encoding GntR family transcriptional regulator, whose translation MEAALANEYRRICRDPATHQPLAYLRLRRAIRNIVEHRDIEPGQALPSERDLSQALKLSRVTVRKAIAGLVEEGLLTQRHGAGTFIAERIVKPMSRLTSFTEDLRERGLSPRSEFFERGIGEVTPEESMALNLSPGSLVVRLHRVRYGQDEPLAIERSVVPASVLPDPLLVHDSLYEALEKLNARPRRALQRLRAVSLNAQQARLLHVNVGSAGLSIERRSFLDDGRVVEFTCSWYRGDIYDFVAELQTD comes from the coding sequence ATGGAAGCTGCCCTCGCCAACGAATACCGCCGGATCTGCCGCGATCCGGCCACGCATCAGCCGCTGGCCTACCTGCGCCTGCGCCGGGCGATCCGCAACATCGTCGAGCACCGCGACATCGAGCCGGGCCAGGCGCTGCCCAGCGAGCGCGACCTGTCGCAGGCGCTGAAGCTGTCGCGGGTGACGGTGCGCAAGGCGATCGCCGGCCTGGTCGAGGAAGGCCTGCTGACCCAGCGCCATGGCGCCGGCACCTTCATCGCCGAGCGCATCGTCAAGCCGATGTCGCGGCTGACCAGCTTCACCGAGGACCTGCGCGAGCGCGGCCTGTCGCCGCGTTCCGAGTTTTTCGAGCGCGGCATCGGCGAGGTGACGCCGGAGGAATCGATGGCGCTGAACCTGTCGCCCGGCTCGCTGGTGGTGCGCCTGCACCGCGTGCGCTACGGCCAGGACGAACCGCTGGCGATCGAGCGCAGCGTGGTGCCGGCCAGCGTGCTGCCCGATCCGCTGCTGGTGCACGACTCGCTGTACGAGGCGCTGGAGAAGCTCAACGCGCGCCCGCGCCGTGCACTGCAGCGGCTGCGCGCGGTATCGCTGAACGCGCAGCAGGCGCGGCTGCTGCACGTCAACGTGGGCAGTGCGGGGCTGAGCATCGAGCGGCGCAGTTTTCTGGACGACGGCCGCGTGGTCGAGTTCACCTGTTCCTGGTATCGCGGCGACATCTACGATTTCGTCGCCGAACTGCAGACCGACTGA
- the btuB gene encoding TonB-dependent vitamin B12 receptor, with the protein MKKSLLAAALLSCTVAAQAADQSDASALAPVIVTATRTAITADEALSSVSVITRADIERLQPLSVPDLLAGLPGMSFANTGGYGQQTSLFMRGTNSTHTLLLVDGVRVASVSAGLAAFEQIPVEQIERIEIVRGPRSSLYGADAIGGVIQIFTRRGTRDGGLQPSFSVTTGSNNLLRGQAGLSGGSEHAWYNLGVGAQYTRGINACRIGAGVVFAGCFTDEPDRDAYRNKNLSASGGYRWDDGAELTGTWLRSLGEIHFDGSYQNRSRTLQQVAGSTFSFNPLEAWKTTLSVGQNLDRYDNYENRDFVGYIYSRRNQASWQNDLSVASNQLLTLGVDWQGEHIDSDTGFLASRRNNTGGYVQYQGTFGRNEVQLSARRDHNGQFGNHNTGAAAWGYRFEHGLRLSASYGSAFHAPTFNDLYYPYGSGNPDLKPEKSRSAELGLSQQQGTWNWALNAYQTRIDQLIALDSNYFPSNISKARIRGVEGQFGANLAGWRLQAYLGWLQPRNEDGGINDGRTLPRRPGRTARVDLDRRFGAFGVGATVNAAGRSYDDAANRHPLGGYASTDLRASWHFAPDWQVEARLANVFDRHYETVWYFNQPGRSAFLTLRYSPAGR; encoded by the coding sequence ATGAAGAAGTCCCTGCTGGCAGCGGCGCTGCTCAGTTGCACGGTGGCCGCGCAGGCCGCCGACCAGAGCGATGCATCGGCGCTGGCGCCGGTGATCGTCACCGCCACGCGCACCGCGATCACCGCCGACGAGGCGCTGTCGTCGGTCAGCGTGATCACCCGTGCCGACATCGAGCGGCTGCAGCCGCTGTCGGTGCCGGATCTGCTGGCCGGGCTACCCGGAATGAGCTTCGCCAACACCGGCGGTTACGGCCAGCAGACTTCGTTGTTCATGCGCGGCACCAATTCCACCCATACCTTGCTGCTGGTCGATGGCGTGCGGGTGGCTTCGGTCAGCGCCGGGTTGGCGGCGTTCGAGCAGATTCCGGTCGAGCAGATCGAGCGCATCGAGATCGTGCGCGGTCCGCGCTCGAGCCTGTACGGCGCCGACGCGATCGGTGGAGTGATCCAGATCTTCACCCGCCGGGGTACGCGCGATGGCGGCCTGCAGCCCTCGTTCAGCGTGACCACCGGCAGCAACAACCTGCTGCGCGGCCAGGCCGGACTGTCCGGCGGCAGCGAGCACGCCTGGTACAACCTCGGCGTCGGCGCGCAGTACACCCGCGGCATCAATGCCTGCCGCATCGGCGCCGGCGTGGTGTTCGCCGGCTGCTTCACCGACGAGCCGGACCGTGACGCCTACCGCAACAAGAACCTCAGCGCCAGCGGCGGCTACCGCTGGGACGACGGCGCCGAACTCACCGGCACCTGGCTGCGCAGCCTCGGCGAGATCCATTTCGACGGCAGCTACCAGAACCGCAGCCGCACCCTGCAGCAGGTCGCCGGCAGCACTTTCAGCTTCAATCCGCTGGAAGCGTGGAAGACGACGCTGAGCGTGGGCCAGAACCTGGACCGCTACGACAACTACGAGAACCGGGACTTCGTCGGCTACATCTACTCGCGGCGCAACCAGGCGTCGTGGCAGAACGACCTGAGCGTGGCCAGCAACCAGCTGCTGACCCTGGGCGTCGACTGGCAGGGCGAGCACATCGACAGCGACACCGGCTTCCTCGCCAGCCGCCGCAACAATACCGGCGGCTACGTGCAGTACCAGGGCACGTTCGGCCGCAACGAAGTGCAGCTGTCGGCGCGGCGCGACCACAACGGCCAGTTCGGCAACCACAACACCGGCGCTGCGGCGTGGGGCTACCGCTTCGAGCATGGCCTGCGCCTGTCCGCCAGCTACGGCAGCGCGTTCCATGCGCCCACCTTCAACGACCTGTACTACCCGTACGGCAGCGGCAATCCGGACCTGAAGCCGGAAAAATCGCGCAGCGCCGAACTGGGCCTGAGCCAACAGCAGGGCACGTGGAACTGGGCGTTGAACGCCTACCAGACCCGCATCGACCAGTTGATCGCGCTGGACAGCAACTACTTCCCGTCCAATATCAGCAAGGCGCGCATCCGCGGCGTGGAAGGACAGTTCGGCGCGAACCTCGCCGGCTGGCGGCTGCAGGCCTACCTGGGCTGGCTGCAGCCGCGCAACGAGGACGGTGGGATCAACGACGGCCGCACCCTGCCGCGCCGGCCCGGACGCACCGCACGAGTGGACCTGGACCGGCGCTTCGGCGCATTCGGCGTCGGCGCCACCGTCAACGCGGCCGGGCGCAGCTACGACGATGCGGCCAACCGCCATCCGCTGGGTGGCTACGCCAGCACCGACCTGCGCGCCAGCTGGCATTTCGCGCCGGACTGGCAGGTCGAGGCGCGGCTGGCGAACGTGTTCGACCGCCACTACGAGACCGTCTGGTACTTCAACCAGCCCGGCCGCAGCGCGTTCCTGACCCTGCGCTACAGTCCCGCCGGACGCTGA
- the zwf gene encoding glucose-6-phosphate dehydrogenase has product MTASSQSVEPFDLVIFGGTGDLAVRKLLPALFHRFLDGQIPASSRIVGIAREALDDDGYRAQLREALIGVCAAAQLDVFLQQVFYRPLDARKDEGWDDFAALIGNRPDHIRVFYLSTSPELFVDICNRLGQYKLNEGASRVVLEKPIGRDLASANQINDAVGKVFNESQTFRIDHYLGKETVQNLLVLRFGNALFEPLWNAGHIDHVQITVAETLGVGHRGAYYDRAGALRDMVQNHMLQLLCMVAMEPPSSLAPDAVRDEKLKVLHSLKPIDDSNAAQLTVRGQYRAGVAEGASVPGYPDELGNSKSNTETFVALKAEIANWRWAGVPFYLRTGKRLPSRVSEIVVTFKPVPHSIFSPDAGTLSQNRLVLRLQPDEGVKLWLTIKHPGPGGLRLRHVPLDMSFAEAFGVQQPDAYERLLLDVVRGNPTLFMRRDEVEAAWRWAGPILAAWADSGEAPRPYTAGSWGPSAAVALIERDGRTWNEDSE; this is encoded by the coding sequence GTGACTGCTTCCTCCCAATCGGTCGAACCGTTCGACCTGGTGATCTTCGGCGGCACCGGCGATCTCGCCGTGCGCAAGCTTCTGCCGGCCCTGTTCCACCGCTTCCTCGACGGCCAGATCCCGGCCAGCAGCCGCATCGTCGGCATCGCCCGCGAGGCGCTGGACGACGACGGCTACCGCGCGCAGCTGCGTGAAGCGCTGATCGGCGTGTGCGCGGCGGCGCAGCTCGACGTGTTCCTGCAGCAGGTGTTCTACCGCCCGCTGGACGCGCGCAAGGACGAGGGCTGGGACGATTTCGCCGCCCTCATCGGCAACCGGCCCGACCATATCCGCGTGTTCTACCTGTCCACTTCGCCGGAACTGTTCGTCGACATCTGCAACCGGCTGGGCCAGTACAAGCTCAACGAAGGCGCCTCGCGGGTGGTGCTGGAGAAACCGATCGGGCGCGACCTGGCCAGCGCGAACCAGATCAACGATGCGGTCGGCAAGGTCTTCAACGAATCGCAGACCTTCCGCATCGACCACTACCTCGGCAAGGAGACCGTGCAGAACCTGCTGGTGCTGCGCTTCGGCAACGCGCTGTTCGAGCCGCTGTGGAACGCCGGGCACATCGACCACGTGCAGATCACCGTGGCCGAAACCCTCGGCGTCGGCCATCGCGGCGCCTACTACGACCGTGCCGGCGCGCTGCGCGACATGGTGCAGAACCACATGCTGCAGCTGCTGTGCATGGTGGCGATGGAGCCGCCGTCGTCGCTGGCGCCCGACGCGGTACGCGACGAGAAACTGAAGGTGCTGCACTCGCTGAAGCCCATCGACGACAGCAATGCCGCCCAACTCACCGTGCGCGGCCAGTACCGCGCCGGCGTGGCCGAGGGCGCCAGCGTGCCGGGCTATCCGGATGAGCTGGGCAACAGCAAGTCGAACACCGAGACCTTCGTGGCGCTGAAGGCGGAGATCGCGAACTGGCGCTGGGCCGGCGTGCCGTTCTACCTGCGCACCGGCAAGCGGCTGCCGAGCCGGGTGTCGGAGATCGTGGTGACCTTCAAGCCGGTGCCGCACTCGATCTTCAGCCCCGACGCCGGCACCTTGTCGCAAAACCGGCTGGTGCTGCGGCTGCAGCCGGACGAAGGCGTGAAACTGTGGCTGACCATCAAGCACCCCGGCCCCGGCGGCCTGCGCCTGCGCCATGTGCCGCTGGACATGAGCTTCGCCGAGGCGTTCGGCGTGCAGCAGCCGGATGCGTACGAACGCCTGCTGCTCGACGTGGTGCGCGGCAACCCCACCCTGTTCATGCGCCGCGACGAAGTGGAAGCGGCATGGCGCTGGGCCGGCCCGATCCTGGCCGCCTGGGCCGACAGCGGCGAGGCGCCGCGGCCATACACCGCCGGCAGCTGGGGCCCGAGCGCCGCCGTGGCGCTGATCGAGCGCGATGGCCGCACCTGGAACGAGGACAGTGAGTAG
- the nagA gene encoding N-acetylglucosamine-6-phosphate deacetylase, with product MTTALTHARVLAADGWHDDLAVLLEGERIVDLLPPDDPRVRDAHQHDLHGAMLVPGFIDVQVNGGGGVLFNEAPTVETLRRIGAAHRRFGTTGFLPTLISDRVEVMRAALAAVEQALAEGVPGVLGIHLEGPYLAAARKGVHDPKYFHAPGSDELALLCASHRGVRLLTLAPDQVPLASIGALAGAGLIVCAGHTAADYETIRAALAAGVRGFTHLFNAMTPFGSREPGVVGAALEDADSWCGIIVDGHHVHPASLRVAIAAKPRGKMLLVTDAMPPVGADRPDYVLNGETIVVRDGVCQTAQGVLAGSALDMASAVRNAVQLLGLPLEEAVRMASTYPAEFLGLGESHGRIAPGYRADLVVLDDDYVVLRSWIGGSPE from the coding sequence ATGACTACCGCCCTCACCCACGCCCGCGTGCTCGCCGCCGACGGCTGGCACGACGATCTTGCCGTGCTGCTGGAGGGCGAGCGCATCGTCGACCTGCTGCCGCCTGACGATCCGCGCGTGCGTGACGCGCATCAGCACGACCTGCACGGCGCGATGCTCGTGCCCGGCTTCATCGACGTGCAGGTCAACGGCGGCGGTGGCGTGCTGTTCAACGAGGCGCCCACGGTGGAAACGTTGCGCCGGATCGGCGCCGCGCATCGGCGCTTCGGCACCACCGGCTTCCTGCCGACCCTGATCAGCGACCGCGTGGAGGTGATGCGCGCGGCGCTGGCCGCGGTGGAGCAGGCGCTGGCCGAGGGCGTGCCGGGCGTGCTCGGCATCCACCTGGAAGGCCCGTACCTGGCGGCGGCACGCAAGGGCGTGCACGACCCGAAATACTTCCACGCGCCGGGCAGCGACGAGCTGGCGCTGCTGTGCGCGTCGCACCGCGGCGTGCGCCTGCTCACGCTGGCGCCGGACCAGGTGCCGCTGGCCAGCATCGGTGCGCTGGCCGGCGCCGGGCTGATCGTCTGCGCCGGGCACACCGCAGCCGATTACGAGACGATCCGGGCCGCGCTCGCGGCCGGGGTGCGCGGCTTCACCCACCTGTTCAACGCGATGACCCCGTTCGGCAGCCGCGAGCCGGGCGTGGTCGGCGCCGCGCTGGAGGATGCCGACAGCTGGTGCGGCATCATCGTCGACGGCCATCACGTGCATCCGGCCAGCCTGCGCGTGGCGATCGCCGCCAAGCCGCGCGGCAAGATGCTGCTGGTCACCGACGCGATGCCGCCGGTCGGCGCGGATCGTCCCGACTACGTGCTCAATGGCGAAACGATCGTCGTGCGAGACGGCGTCTGCCAGACCGCGCAAGGCGTGCTGGCCGGCTCCGCGCTGGACATGGCCAGCGCGGTGCGCAATGCGGTGCAGCTGCTTGGCTTGCCGCTGGAGGAAGCGGTACGCATGGCCAGCACCTACCCGGCCGAGTTCCTCGGTCTCGGCGAAAGCCACGGCCGCATCGCCCCGGGCTATCGCGCCGACCTGGTGGTGCTTGATGACGACTACGTTGTTCTGCGAAGTTGGATAGGCGGAAGCCCGGAATAG
- a CDS encoding SIS domain-containing protein, which translates to MDPRDTLMYQEAHESAAVVARQFAANEAVVSALARELRAQPPRFIVTCARGSSDHAAAYAKYVFETQLGIATASASPSVTSVYAAEQQWQGALFIAISQSGKSPDLLRNAQAAKIAGARVVALVNVEDSPLAALADTVIPLHAGSERSVAATKSYIAALAAVLHLCARWRGDVELGAALQALPDALRSGWDADWSALSEGLVHAHNLFVVGRGYGLGIALEAALKFKETCGLHAEAFSAAEVKHGPMALVGPDFPVLCFAQDDDTLAGTLAVADEFRGRGAQVFVAAPGRHGSGMLPVPSGLPALCTPLLIIQSFYRAASALSLRRGFNPDVPPHLNKVTETV; encoded by the coding sequence ATGGACCCCCGCGACACCTTGATGTACCAGGAGGCGCACGAGTCTGCCGCGGTGGTCGCGCGCCAGTTCGCCGCGAACGAGGCGGTGGTGAGTGCGCTGGCGCGGGAGCTGCGCGCGCAGCCGCCGCGCTTCATCGTCACCTGCGCGCGCGGCAGCTCCGACCACGCCGCGGCGTATGCGAAGTACGTGTTCGAGACCCAGCTGGGCATCGCCACCGCGTCGGCGTCGCCGTCGGTCACCTCGGTCTATGCGGCCGAGCAGCAGTGGCAGGGCGCGCTGTTCATCGCGATCTCGCAATCGGGCAAGAGTCCCGACCTGTTGCGCAATGCGCAGGCGGCGAAGATCGCCGGTGCGCGCGTGGTGGCACTGGTGAATGTCGAGGATTCGCCGCTGGCGGCGCTGGCCGACACGGTGATCCCGCTGCACGCGGGGTCGGAGCGCAGCGTGGCGGCGACCAAGAGCTACATCGCCGCGCTGGCCGCGGTGCTGCACCTGTGCGCGCGCTGGCGCGGCGACGTCGAGCTGGGCGCCGCTCTGCAGGCGCTGCCGGATGCGCTGCGCAGCGGCTGGGATGCGGACTGGTCGGCGCTGAGCGAAGGCCTCGTCCATGCACACAACCTGTTCGTGGTCGGTCGCGGCTACGGCCTCGGCATCGCGCTGGAGGCGGCGCTGAAGTTCAAGGAAACCTGCGGCCTGCACGCCGAGGCGTTCAGTGCCGCCGAGGTGAAGCATGGCCCGATGGCCCTGGTTGGTCCCGACTTCCCGGTGCTGTGCTTCGCCCAGGACGACGACACCCTGGCCGGCACGCTGGCCGTGGCCGACGAGTTCCGCGGCCGCGGCGCACAGGTGTTCGTGGCCGCACCCGGCCGCCACGGCAGCGGCATGCTGCCGGTGCCGAGCGGGTTGCCTGCGCTATGCACGCCGCTGCTGATCATCCAGAGCTTCTATCGCGCCGCCAGTGCCTTGTCGCTACGCCGTGGCTTCAACCCCGACGTGCCGCCGCACCTCAACAAGGTGACCGAGACGGTCTAG
- a CDS encoding tetratricopeptide repeat-containing sulfotransferase family protein: MNVTHTSVSSATFFRQIREFIDSKQWTAAQKALESLLQSEPQNVPLRIELAAVILQQGRMRAATSQLLQAVPMLPNDAPTIIHLAWHLSINGEIQGARACLAHLQRAPDPPAEVLSEQAHLHWMLGEISAARTSMDRAVALGVTTSSEYYLNAMLHQFTGRIAEAESVLLACLQRWPRHGDSAVILANLRKQTLESNHLELFRGSLAGMATDSITIRDRFARAEFESAIFKVHDDLGHQEEAWAALERSNVLMREINPYDRAGESALTEALIHGADVLAPVTATQVPRFDGPIPIFIVGMPRSGTTLLDHMLSGHSDVVSAGEILDFQRQFHWVTDVAPGGTEGMLAAISRCEEVDFAELGARYLKQTQWRAQGHKYYIDKLPINVRMVPFIRRALPQARILHLTRDPMDVCWSNLKVMFGMASSYCYDQHALAHYYGEYVRLTNHWRTILPSVMLDVSYTSLVTDPATTLHQVLLHCGLEMEESCLHPERNVAPVATPSSVQVREAIHSHTLGQWRRYTAQLSPLQQALAGYGVSVD, translated from the coding sequence ATGAACGTCACCCATACCTCCGTCTCGAGCGCCACGTTTTTTCGACAAATCCGAGAGTTCATTGACAGCAAGCAGTGGACAGCGGCGCAGAAAGCACTCGAATCACTCTTGCAGAGTGAGCCGCAAAACGTTCCGTTACGTATCGAGCTTGCCGCCGTGATTCTCCAACAAGGTCGCATGCGCGCTGCCACTTCGCAGCTGCTGCAGGCGGTGCCGATGCTGCCTAACGACGCCCCGACAATCATCCATCTGGCATGGCATCTGTCGATCAATGGCGAAATCCAGGGCGCGCGCGCGTGCCTGGCACACCTCCAACGCGCGCCCGACCCTCCGGCAGAAGTGCTCAGCGAGCAGGCTCATCTGCACTGGATGCTCGGGGAGATATCCGCAGCGCGAACATCGATGGATCGGGCCGTGGCGCTGGGTGTCACGACAAGCAGCGAATACTATCTCAATGCCATGCTGCACCAGTTCACGGGCAGGATAGCCGAGGCCGAGAGCGTGTTGCTGGCATGCCTGCAGCGCTGGCCACGCCATGGCGACTCGGCAGTCATTCTCGCCAATCTGCGCAAGCAGACGTTGGAGTCAAATCATCTTGAACTCTTTCGTGGCTCACTGGCCGGTATGGCGACGGACAGTATCACTATCCGCGACAGGTTTGCCCGCGCCGAATTCGAATCGGCGATCTTCAAGGTACATGACGACCTGGGTCATCAGGAGGAAGCATGGGCTGCACTGGAGCGCAGCAATGTACTGATGCGTGAGATAAATCCCTATGACAGAGCAGGCGAGAGTGCGCTGACCGAGGCGTTGATCCATGGCGCCGACGTGCTCGCTCCGGTTACAGCCACCCAAGTACCTCGGTTCGATGGCCCGATTCCCATTTTCATCGTTGGAATGCCCCGCTCGGGAACGACTTTGCTCGACCATATGCTTTCCGGTCACTCGGACGTGGTTTCCGCTGGTGAGATCCTGGATTTCCAGCGGCAGTTCCATTGGGTGACCGACGTTGCGCCCGGGGGCACGGAAGGCATGTTGGCGGCTATCAGCCGCTGTGAAGAGGTGGACTTCGCCGAGCTAGGCGCTCGCTACCTGAAGCAAACCCAATGGCGGGCACAGGGGCACAAGTACTACATCGACAAGCTACCCATCAACGTGCGAATGGTGCCGTTCATCCGACGCGCATTGCCGCAGGCGCGGATACTGCACCTGACGCGCGATCCGATGGATGTTTGCTGGTCCAATCTCAAAGTGATGTTCGGCATGGCATCCTCCTATTGCTACGATCAGCATGCCCTTGCGCACTATTACGGTGAGTATGTACGCCTGACGAACCATTGGCGGACCATCTTGCCAAGCGTCATGCTCGACGTTTCATATACTTCGCTGGTCACTGACCCAGCAACGACCCTTCATCAGGTATTGCTCCACTGCGGGCTGGAAATGGAAGAGAGCTGCCTGCATCCAGAGCGCAACGTCGCGCCCGTGGCAACTCCCAGCAGTGTCCAGGTTCGCGAAGCGATTCACTCCCACACCCTTGGTCAGTGGCGCCGCTACACAGCCCAGTTGAGTCCGCTGCAGCAAGCACTTGCTGGCTATGGCGTGAGCGTCGACTGA